GCAAACTCTCACTTAATACCAGAATCAGCCCGCTACGCTGACCTTGAGTTTGAAACGGTTTATGAACTTAGAGCTAATTTGTAAAGGAGCCTGAAAGCCTTGTTAATCAAGGATTTCCGAGAAACCGCTTTTCCTGGGCAAACATGACCTCAAAGCCACACATGCCAGGAGTTTCAGGCTTCTCAAGATTTGCTTCATAAATTAGCTCTTAATGTAGCGCCCTGAAAACCGATTACTTAATGATTCAAGATCAGAAGTGTTGAACGCAATGTTAGCAGGGCAAGTTCATAGCTGAATCCAGTACAAAAGATCTATAATTCTGCCTGTAATGACCTACTTATTGCTTCCATTCTCAATAATCCGCCTCTTGAGAGTGCTTTTTGTAAAGTTTTACCATCAAGATTCAACACTTCTGATTCAAGATCTCTAACGTTCATCCAGAACACATTGGTTCCCGACTCTGCAATCTATTCAAGGATAGTTGAATTCATGAAATCTAAGCATCTAGCAATTCTCGCGATCGCTGGTCTTACAGTTGTGAGCCTAGGACATCAACTGAATCGGTCGGTAGTGGCTGATGTGGTGCAACCTGAGGCGATCGCCCAAGTCGCTGCGACTCGCCATCCCGCCGTCTACACCGAAAATGGTGTCGCGTTGGATGGTCAAGACGTTGTTGCCTATTTCACCCAAAGCGCCGTAGTCGAAGGCAGCACCGCCTATTCCTTGCAATGGAACGGCACAACGTGGCTATTTTCTAGCGCCGCCAACCGCGACCTGTTTGCTCAAAATCCTAGACAATATGCCCCGCAATACGGCGGCTATTGCGCCAAAGCTGCGGCAGGTGGTGTCTTGGCAACTACAATTCCAACAGCATGGGAAGTGCGAGGCGGCAAGCTGTATCTAAACTACAGCGCCGATGCCCAACGGGAGTGGCAGC
The Thermoleptolyngbya sichuanensis A183 DNA segment above includes these coding regions:
- a CDS encoding YHS domain-containing (seleno)protein; this translates as MKSKHLAILAIAGLTVVSLGHQLNRSVVADVVQPEAIAQVAATRHPAVYTENGVALDGQDVVAYFTQSAVVEGSTAYSLQWNGTTWLFSSAANRDLFAQNPRQYAPQYGGYCAKAAAGGVLATTIPTAWEVRGGKLYLNYSADAQREWQQDTETKIIQANANWPGILDNETLKR